From the Actinomycetota bacterium genome, the window GATACCGATGTACACTCTACTCATGGGACGCCTCCTTTCGGTCGTGCCGGCCCTTTCAACCGGCATGTTTGGTTTGTCACCTAATTGTTCGGAGGCGTCCGTTCTTTATCATTCCAGGTCTTGTTTTTTGGATACTCCGGTATGTGAACGCAATCCTCTATTAAAAACACGGCTTCTAACAGGTATTTCACAGGAGCAGATACTGACACATCATCCAGAAAACAAGACCTGGCCCCTGCCGTATCTTGAAGATACGGCCCCTAGTCACGCAACCTGAGGAGCCTGCCGCAGCTCGCGCAACGGAAGCAACGGAAGCAGTAGGACCTGCCCAGCATGCCCATGAAGATATAGTCCGGGCTCCCGCAGTCGCAGCTCTGCCGCAAGGTCGCGGTCCCGCGGTCAAGGAGGGGGATTAACACCAACAAGGGGATGAGGAAGAAGAGCGGGGCGATGTCCCACATGTTGCCGGTGACCGCGATGATGATCGCAGACGCGGCCACCACTCCGACCACGCCGAGGGTGAAAGCCAGCGGAAGCCGGTCTTACAGGTGGGTAAGGTGGCGGGGCCCCAGGTACTCCCGGGGGTCCCCCAGGGCCATCTCCACCGTAGCCAGCATCTTCTCGCGGTCCTCGGGGAGGTGGCCGTAGATGGGGACATAGTTGGAGATGTGGTCTGAGAGGAACCAGGCGTCCTCTATCTCCAGGGCGCCGAGCATCACCTGCAGCTCGCGCATGATGGTCTCGCCACTCGCCTCCGTGAAACCGCCCTCGCGGGCGATCTCGAAGAGAGGCATGCCCGGGAGCAGGGCCAGGGTGCGGGGCCGGATGAAATCCGGCTGCATGGCATTGAGCACGTGAGCGGTGTTCTCGGCATGCTGGCGCCACCGCTCTTCCCCGCCCAGGCCCAGCAGTATATACGCGGAGAGGGCGATACCGGCCTCTTTCACCCTGTGCGCTGCCTCGACCATGCCCTGCGCATCCACACCCTTGTCCATCGTGGCCAGGATCTCGTCGTCCCCCGATTCCAGGCCGAAGTAGATGATGTCCAGCCCGGCCTCGCGCAGGCGGCGCAGCGCCTCGGGCGGCTTACCTTTGAGAAAACGCGCCCCGCCGTAGCTGGATATACGCTCCACTTCCGGGAAGAGGTCCTTCGCGTAGGAGATGATGTCGGCCAACTTCTCGGAGTTCATGGCGATGGTGTTGCCGTCGGCAAGGAAGATGGAGTCAACGTGGCGATACATGAGGCGTGCCTCGCGCAGGTCGGCCTTCACCTCCTCGGGGTCGCGCACCCGGTACTTCTTCATCTTGTACATGGCGCAGAAGACGCAGCGGTTATGCGGACAGCCCAGGGTCGCCTGGATGATCAGGCTGTTGGCCTCGCATGGCGGTCTGAACAGGGGCTCCTCGTAACGCATACGTTTATTATATCCTGACCCCTAGCGGACGTCCTCGGCGCCTGCGTCGCAGGCCAGCTCCGCCTCCGGTCCCATGGTGTCGCTGAAGACCTTGCCGTCGCGCAGGGTCACGATGCGGCGCGTATAGTCGGCTACCATGGGGTCGTGGGTGACGATGGCGAAGGTCTGCCCCGTATCCCGGTTGAGGTCGCGCATGAGCTCGATGACCTTGCAGGTGTTGTAGGTGTCCAGCTCGCCGGTGGGCTCATCCGCCAGCACCAGCACCGGGTCGGTGACCAGGGCGCGCGCGATGGCCACCCGCTGCTGCTCGCCTCCGGAGAGCTGCCCGGGACGGTTGCCCGCCCGCTCCCCCAGCCCCACCATCTCCAGCGCCTCCATGGCGCGGCGGTGCCTCTCATGGGTGGGGACTTTCAGGTAGCGCAGCGGCAGCTCCACGTTCTCCCGCG encodes:
- a CDS encoding ABC transporter ATP-binding protein, which encodes MILAKGISKVYSIGPVEIKAVDGLDVAIDAGEFLSIVGPSGSGKTTLLHLIGLLDAPTSGSISIDGMEAGDLSARELTRLRREKIGFVFQEFNLLPVLNARENVELPLRYLKVPTHERHRRAMEALEMVGLGERAGNRPGQLSGGEQQRVAIARALVTDPVLVLADEPTGELDTYNTCKVIELMRDLNRDTGQTFAIVTHDPMVADYTRRIVTLRDGKVFSDTMGPEAELACDAGAEDVR
- a CDS encoding radical SAM protein, encoding MRYEEPLFRPPCEANSLIIQATLGCPHNRCVFCAMYKMKKYRVRDPEEVKADLREARLMYRHVDSIFLADGNTIAMNSEKLADIISYAKDLFPEVERISSYGGARFLKGKPPEALRRLREAGLDIIYFGLESGDDEILATMDKGVDAQGMVEAAHRVKEAGIALSAYILLGLGGEERWRQHAENTAHVLNAMQPDFIRPRTLALLPGMPLFEIAREGGFTEASGETIMRELQVMLGALEIEDAWFLSDHISNYVPIYGHLPEDREKMLATVEMALGDPREYLGPRHLTHL